In Marinitoga hydrogenitolerans DSM 16785, one genomic interval encodes:
- a CDS encoding GAF domain-containing sensor histidine kinase, with translation MNCENDILSNFELMAELSSRFTGEENEKEFMEKLLSVAIESIPEAEAGSIWLIDNTLYRAVAGYNYKEGIIENLVVPLEDAYIHKYLDSMDIIEINSFEEFTSPSKLFQDNVKLIHAKHETMITLAYPLKVGNKVKGHIYIDNFKLKRFSETAKKSLKIFGSFASTFLTLKSLRDEEKNANELNSIYLSFITHEVRTPLTAILGYAESILRGNKDLTKDEIIDLVKRIYMSSRHMNSLITDLSTFNKLNREEELNISEVHLKFLIYESISIVEPQLSPEVELNIKFGENIPEMIETDPIKMKQILVNIVGNAIKYTDQGYVNVSIDFDEKTKEYIIIVKDSGPGMPEDKLEDVFKPFVRLAKNKPGSGLGLAIVKKLIEKLKGRIRIDSKVGEGTTVELRFPQKIH, from the coding sequence ATGAATTGCGAAAACGATATTTTATCTAATTTTGAACTAATGGCAGAACTTTCTTCTAGATTTACAGGGGAAGAAAACGAAAAGGAATTTATGGAGAAATTATTATCAGTTGCAATTGAAAGTATTCCAGAAGCAGAAGCTGGGTCAATTTGGTTGATAGACAATACTTTGTATAGGGCAGTAGCAGGATATAATTATAAAGAAGGAATTATTGAAAATCTTGTTGTTCCGTTGGAAGATGCTTATATACATAAATATCTTGATTCTATGGATATAATTGAGATAAATTCTTTTGAGGAATTTACAAGTCCATCAAAGTTATTTCAAGATAATGTAAAACTTATTCATGCGAAACACGAAACAATGATAACTTTGGCATATCCTTTAAAAGTTGGAAACAAAGTAAAAGGGCATATTTATATTGATAATTTCAAATTAAAAAGATTTAGTGAGACAGCAAAAAAATCATTAAAGATTTTTGGTAGTTTTGCATCAACATTTTTAACTTTGAAATCACTAAGAGATGAAGAAAAAAATGCAAATGAATTAAATAGTATATATTTAAGTTTTATAACGCATGAAGTTAGAACACCGTTAACGGCAATATTAGGATATGCAGAAAGTATTTTAAGAGGCAATAAAGATTTGACAAAGGATGAAATAATAGATTTGGTAAAAAGAATATATATGAGTTCAAGACATATGAACTCATTAATTACTGATCTTTCAACATTTAATAAGCTAAATAGAGAAGAAGAACTTAATATTTCAGAAGTTCATTTGAAATTTCTTATTTATGAATCAATTTCTATTGTTGAACCACAGTTATCTCCTGAAGTTGAATTAAATATCAAATTTGGAGAGAATATTCCTGAAATGATAGAAACAGATCCGATTAAAATGAAACAAATTTTGGTTAATATAGTTGGTAATGCTATAAAATATACAGATCAAGGGTATGTAAATGTCAGCATAGATTTTGATGAAAAAACAAAAGAATATATAATTATTGTAAAAGATAGTGGTCCAGGAATGCCTGAAGATAAGTTGGAAGATGTATTTAAGCCCTTTGTTAGATTAGCGAAAAATAAGCCTGGAAGCGGTTTGGGTTTAGCTATAGTAAAGAAATTAATAGAAAAGCTAAAAGGTAGAATACGTATCGATTCTAAAGTCGGAGAAGGGACAACTGTAGAGCTTAGATTTCCTCAAAAAATACATTAA
- the cysS gene encoding cysteine--tRNA ligase yields the protein MVKVKIFDTLKGGLVDFEPIEKNHVRMYVCGPTIYNLIHVGNARPMIVFDAFRRFLEYIGYKVTMVQNFTDIDDKIINKANEEGVPFEEVAERYIVEYWKDSYYLRIRPANYHPKTSNYVSEIIEFIEDLIKKGFAYESQGDVYFDVTRFEKYGELSHRNPKDMIAGSRIEISEKKRNPLDFTLWKKAKEGEPYWESPWGNGRPGWHIECSVMSNCLLGDSFDIHAGGNDLVFPHHENEKAQSEARHGKTFAKYWMHNGMIKFSGEKMSKSIGNIWLVRELVKSYDPDTIKTFILSKHYRTPLDFTEEGLNAQKKSVKRVNEALKRVEEKYNDHVPYVPKSEYMEDKINEFIENLALDFNTPKAIALIFELTNELNKSFDENNEKRVLETYHLIRNEFGPILGIFELPTKEEKTLKTKELMNLIISVRNSLRKEKNFQLSDYIRDTLKNIGIVLKDTPDGTKYIIE from the coding sequence ATGGTAAAGGTAAAAATTTTTGACACGCTTAAAGGTGGATTAGTAGATTTTGAACCAATTGAAAAAAATCATGTTAGAATGTATGTATGTGGCCCAACTATATATAATCTAATTCATGTTGGTAATGCAAGACCTATGATAGTTTTTGATGCATTTAGAAGATTTTTAGAGTATATAGGGTATAAAGTAACAATGGTTCAAAACTTTACAGATATTGACGATAAAATTATAAATAAAGCTAACGAAGAAGGAGTTCCTTTTGAAGAAGTAGCAGAAAGATATATAGTAGAATATTGGAAAGATTCTTATTATTTAAGAATCAGACCAGCAAATTATCATCCAAAAACATCCAATTATGTTTCTGAAATAATTGAATTTATAGAAGATTTAATAAAAAAAGGTTTTGCATATGAATCACAAGGTGATGTGTATTTTGATGTAACAAGATTCGAAAAATATGGAGAATTGTCCCATAGAAATCCAAAGGACATGATTGCAGGATCAAGAATTGAAATATCTGAAAAGAAAAGAAATCCTTTGGATTTCACACTTTGGAAAAAGGCTAAAGAAGGAGAACCATATTGGGAAAGTCCATGGGGAAATGGAAGACCAGGATGGCATATTGAATGTTCTGTTATGTCCAATTGCCTTTTGGGGGATTCTTTTGATATACATGCAGGAGGAAATGATTTAGTATTTCCACATCATGAAAATGAAAAGGCACAATCTGAAGCAAGACATGGAAAAACATTTGCAAAGTATTGGATGCATAATGGAATGATAAAATTTTCTGGGGAAAAAATGTCGAAATCTATAGGTAATATATGGCTTGTAAGAGAATTAGTTAAGTCATATGATCCTGATACAATAAAAACATTTATTTTGTCTAAACATTATAGAACACCGCTTGACTTTACAGAAGAAGGGTTGAATGCACAGAAAAAATCTGTAAAAAGGGTTAATGAGGCATTGAAAAGAGTAGAAGAAAAATATAACGATCATGTTCCATATGTACCAAAATCAGAATATATGGAAGATAAGATTAATGAATTTATAGAAAATTTAGCTTTGGACTTTAATACTCCAAAAGCAATAGCGTTAATTTTTGAATTAACAAATGAATTGAATAAATCATTTGATGAAAATAATGAAAAAAGAGTTTTAGAAACATATCATTTAATTAGAAATGAGTTTGGTCCAATATTAGGAATATTTGAATTACCCACGAAAGAGGAAAAAACATTAAAAACAAAAGAATTGATGAATTTGATAATAAGTGTAAGAAATTCATTAAGGAAAGAGAAAAATTTTCAATTAAGTGATTATATTAGAGATACACTGAAAAATATAGGAATAGTACTAAAAGATACACCAGATGGAACAAAATACATAATAGAATAA
- the gltX gene encoding glutamate--tRNA ligase — protein MSVRVRFAPSPTGFLHVGGARTALYNYLFAKKHNGVFVLRIEDTDIERSTKESEDQLIDALTWLGLDWDEGPNVKGEYGPYRQSERKYIYKKMAEKLINEGKAYYSYVYPEEMEAIKEKLSKEGKPPHYSYELLEPYNTEERKKEFEEKGLKPVVFFKMPRKAFSINDLIKGPVTFGEGAIGDFIIMRSNGLPTYNYAVVIDDMTMEITHVIRGDDHLSNTLRQVALYEAFGVKIPEFAHVSMILGPDGKKLSKRHGATSVEEFRNKGYLPEALVNYLALLGWSHPEGKEILTLNEMIENFDLNRVNSSPAIFDNEKLKWMNGVYIRQANLERIVKLSKPFILEKGLLTEEQFENNKKWVTEAIDIVRESVEDLSQIPDKLETFLKDFEVDLDNEELTDFLKADGVKSTIKLIYEKVLNDPDWKVETILKNIKEAMKESKPKKKPFYMSLRKILTDSFEGPDLVKTIHLIGRSRVLQRLERVVAKW, from the coding sequence ATGAGTGTTAGAGTAAGATTTGCACCAAGTCCAACAGGATTTTTACATGTGGGAGGTGCAAGAACAGCTTTATACAATTATCTTTTTGCAAAAAAACATAATGGAGTTTTTGTATTGAGAATTGAAGATACTGATATTGAAAGATCAACAAAAGAATCAGAAGATCAATTGATAGATGCTTTAACATGGTTGGGTTTAGACTGGGATGAAGGCCCGAATGTAAAAGGGGAATATGGACCATATAGGCAAAGTGAAAGAAAATATATATATAAAAAAATGGCAGAGAAATTGATAAATGAAGGTAAAGCATATTATTCTTATGTTTATCCTGAAGAAATGGAAGCGATAAAAGAAAAATTATCAAAAGAGGGAAAACCACCACATTATTCATATGAGTTATTAGAACCATATAACACAGAAGAAAGAAAAAAGGAATTTGAAGAAAAAGGATTAAAACCTGTAGTATTTTTTAAAATGCCAAGAAAAGCATTTTCTATTAACGATTTAATAAAAGGGCCCGTTACATTTGGCGAAGGAGCTATAGGAGATTTTATAATTATGCGAAGCAATGGATTACCAACATATAATTATGCAGTTGTAATTGATGATATGACAATGGAAATTACTCATGTGATAAGAGGAGATGATCATTTATCAAATACATTAAGACAGGTAGCATTATATGAGGCTTTTGGAGTAAAAATTCCAGAATTTGCACATGTTTCAATGATTTTAGGGCCGGATGGAAAAAAATTATCAAAAAGACATGGAGCAACATCTGTAGAAGAGTTTAGAAATAAAGGATATCTTCCAGAGGCTTTAGTTAATTATTTGGCATTATTGGGTTGGTCACATCCAGAAGGAAAAGAAATATTGACTTTAAACGAAATGATAGAAAATTTTGATTTAAACAGGGTAAATTCCAGTCCAGCAATATTTGATAATGAAAAATTAAAATGGATGAATGGTGTATATATAAGACAAGCAAATCTCGAAAGAATTGTAAAGCTTTCAAAACCTTTTATTCTTGAAAAAGGTTTGTTAACTGAAGAGCAATTTGAAAATAATAAAAAATGGGTAACTGAAGCTATAGATATAGTAAGAGAATCAGTAGAAGATTTGTCTCAAATTCCAGATAAATTAGAGACATTCTTGAAGGATTTTGAAGTAGATCTTGATAATGAAGAATTAACAGATTTCTTAAAGGCAGATGGAGTAAAATCAACAATAAAATTAATATACGAAAAAGTTTTAAATGACCCAGATTGGAAAGTAGAAACAATATTAAAAAATATAAAAGAAGCTATGAAAGAATCAAAACCAAAGAAAAAACCTTTTTATATGTCATTAAGAAAAATATTAACAGATTCTTTTGAAGGCCCAGATTTAGTAAAAACTATTCATTTAATTGGAAGGAGCAGAGTCCTTCAGAGATTGGAAAGAGTGGTGGCAAAATGGTAA
- a CDS encoding NUDIX domain-containing protein, giving the protein MNFEERELNEEQIFKGVLLDVRKSIVELPNGKKSTREFVVHPGAVAILPVEDDYVYLVEQYRFPIKRHLLEIPAGKFDEIGEEPLECGKRELEEEIGKKAKTWIYLGYIHTTPGFSNELIHLYLVKDFEESEMNLDEDEFLEVKKINIKEFEKMILNNEITDAKTIAAYTRAKLIGGI; this is encoded by the coding sequence ATGAATTTTGAAGAGAGAGAATTGAATGAAGAACAGATTTTTAAAGGAGTATTATTGGATGTAAGAAAAAGTATTGTGGAACTACCAAATGGAAAAAAATCAACACGTGAATTTGTTGTACATCCTGGTGCTGTTGCAATACTTCCAGTTGAAGATGATTATGTATATTTAGTTGAGCAATATAGATTTCCTATCAAAAGGCATTTGTTAGAAATACCAGCAGGAAAATTTGACGAAATAGGTGAAGAGCCATTAGAATGTGGAAAAAGAGAATTAGAAGAAGAAATAGGAAAAAAAGCAAAAACATGGATCTATCTTGGATATATACACACAACACCGGGTTTTTCAAATGAATTAATTCATTTATATTTAGTTAAAGATTTTGAGGAATCAGAAATGAATTTAGATGAAGATGAATTTTTAGAAGTAAAAAAAATTAATATTAAAGAGTTTGAAAAAATGATTTTGAATAATGAAATAACAGATGCAAAAACCATAGCAGCATATACAAGAGCAAAACTAATAGGAGGGATATAG